One segment of Manihot esculenta cultivar AM560-2 chromosome 4, M.esculenta_v8, whole genome shotgun sequence DNA contains the following:
- the LOC110612967 gene encoding methyl-CpG-binding domain-containing protein 7 isoform X2 has product MDAKSSLRPLLIPQNQNRELHVIDPMCSTSTTVPICSSTSPSINFLDGWIVERRPRQCNGRFDKYYYEPGTGRKFRSLLSVQKYLTEEKSFASKIMKPGNGKNIQIVPGMFKSSSPFTLPEGWVVKEKRRSNINKAGVIDRHYIEPGTGKRFRSLASVKRHLTEQKQYEATPKSSNQEDQLHLTDGRECKAMLKAFKLGDQSPSKCSDSAKKNDSGDEVVSSILDLCSPPAKVKWVLSPGGSIWSPFIDDTLVEDSLKQKWSETFQWILNPRC; this is encoded by the exons ATGGACGCCAAGTCATCTCTACGCCCCCTTCTAATTCCGCAAAATCAGAATAGGGAATTGCATGTAATAGATCCTATGTGTTCCACATCCACAACCGTGCCCATTTGCTCATCAACATCACCATCCATCAATTTTCTCGATGGTTGGATTGTTGAGCGGCGTCCCCGTCAGTGTAACGGCCGGTTTGACAAG TATTACTATGAGCCTGGCACTGGTCGAAAGTTTCGTTCCCTTTTATCTGTACAGAAATACCTAACTGAAGAGAAAAGCTTTGCATCAAAGATAATGAAACCTGGCAATGGAAAAAAT ATTCAAATTGTTCCCGGCATGTTCAAGAGCAGCTCACCTTTTACTCTGCCAGAAGGTTGGGTTGTTAAAGAAAAGCGACGTAGCAACATCAATAAGGCAGGCGTCATTGACAGA CATTACATTGAGCCAGGGACTGGAAAGCGGTTCCGTTCCCTGGCATCTGTCAAGAGACATCTTACGGAACAGAAACAATATGAAGCCACGCCAAAATCATCAAATCAAGAAGATCAATTACATCTTACAGATGGGAGAGAATGTAAAGCTATGTTGAAGGCATTCAAACTAGGAGATCAGAGC CCTTCAAAATGCTCCGATTCTGCAAAGAAAAATGATTCTGGTGATGAAGTTGTAAGTTCAATTCTGGATCTTTGCAGTCCGCCTGCCAAAGTAAAATGGGTTCTTAGTCCAGGTGGAAGCATATGGAGCCCTTTCATTGATGATACTCTGGTGGAAGATTCTTTGAAACAAAAATGGTCTGAGACATTCCAGTGGATCCTCAATCCCAGATGTTAA
- the LOC110612967 gene encoding methyl-CpG-binding domain-containing protein 7 isoform X1 produces the protein MDAKSSLRPLLIPQNQNRELHVIDPMCSTSTTVPICSSTSPSINFLDGWIVERRPRQCNGRFDKYYYEPGTGRKFRSLLSVQKYLTEEKSFASKIMKPGNGKNRVKQVLPLQIQIVPGMFKSSSPFTLPEGWVVKEKRRSNINKAGVIDRHYIEPGTGKRFRSLASVKRHLTEQKQYEATPKSSNQEDQLHLTDGRECKAMLKAFKLGDQSPSKCSDSAKKNDSGDEVVSSILDLCSPPAKVKWVLSPGGSIWSPFIDDTLVEDSLKQKWSETFQWILNPRC, from the exons ATGGACGCCAAGTCATCTCTACGCCCCCTTCTAATTCCGCAAAATCAGAATAGGGAATTGCATGTAATAGATCCTATGTGTTCCACATCCACAACCGTGCCCATTTGCTCATCAACATCACCATCCATCAATTTTCTCGATGGTTGGATTGTTGAGCGGCGTCCCCGTCAGTGTAACGGCCGGTTTGACAAG TATTACTATGAGCCTGGCACTGGTCGAAAGTTTCGTTCCCTTTTATCTGTACAGAAATACCTAACTGAAGAGAAAAGCTTTGCATCAAAGATAATGAAACCTGGCAATGGAAAAAAT agaGTAAAGCAGGTTTTGCCTCTTCAGATTCAAATTGTTCCCGGCATGTTCAAGAGCAGCTCACCTTTTACTCTGCCAGAAGGTTGGGTTGTTAAAGAAAAGCGACGTAGCAACATCAATAAGGCAGGCGTCATTGACAGA CATTACATTGAGCCAGGGACTGGAAAGCGGTTCCGTTCCCTGGCATCTGTCAAGAGACATCTTACGGAACAGAAACAATATGAAGCCACGCCAAAATCATCAAATCAAGAAGATCAATTACATCTTACAGATGGGAGAGAATGTAAAGCTATGTTGAAGGCATTCAAACTAGGAGATCAGAGC CCTTCAAAATGCTCCGATTCTGCAAAGAAAAATGATTCTGGTGATGAAGTTGTAAGTTCAATTCTGGATCTTTGCAGTCCGCCTGCCAAAGTAAAATGGGTTCTTAGTCCAGGTGGAAGCATATGGAGCCCTTTCATTGATGATACTCTGGTGGAAGATTCTTTGAAACAAAAATGGTCTGAGACATTCCAGTGGATCCTCAATCCCAGATGTTAA
- the LOC110612967 gene encoding methyl-CpG-binding domain-containing protein 7 isoform X3, whose translation MDAKSSLRPLLIPQNQNRELHVIDPMCSTSTTVPICSSTSPSINFLDGWIVERRPRQCNGRFDKYYYEPGTGRKFRSLLSVQKYLTEEKSFASKIMKPGNGKNHYIEPGTGKRFRSLASVKRHLTEQKQYEATPKSSNQEDQLHLTDGRECKAMLKAFKLGDQSPSKCSDSAKKNDSGDEVVSSILDLCSPPAKVKWVLSPGGSIWSPFIDDTLVEDSLKQKWSETFQWILNPRC comes from the exons ATGGACGCCAAGTCATCTCTACGCCCCCTTCTAATTCCGCAAAATCAGAATAGGGAATTGCATGTAATAGATCCTATGTGTTCCACATCCACAACCGTGCCCATTTGCTCATCAACATCACCATCCATCAATTTTCTCGATGGTTGGATTGTTGAGCGGCGTCCCCGTCAGTGTAACGGCCGGTTTGACAAG TATTACTATGAGCCTGGCACTGGTCGAAAGTTTCGTTCCCTTTTATCTGTACAGAAATACCTAACTGAAGAGAAAAGCTTTGCATCAAAGATAATGAAACCTGGCAATGGAAAAAAT CATTACATTGAGCCAGGGACTGGAAAGCGGTTCCGTTCCCTGGCATCTGTCAAGAGACATCTTACGGAACAGAAACAATATGAAGCCACGCCAAAATCATCAAATCAAGAAGATCAATTACATCTTACAGATGGGAGAGAATGTAAAGCTATGTTGAAGGCATTCAAACTAGGAGATCAGAGC CCTTCAAAATGCTCCGATTCTGCAAAGAAAAATGATTCTGGTGATGAAGTTGTAAGTTCAATTCTGGATCTTTGCAGTCCGCCTGCCAAAGTAAAATGGGTTCTTAGTCCAGGTGGAAGCATATGGAGCCCTTTCATTGATGATACTCTGGTGGAAGATTCTTTGAAACAAAAATGGTCTGAGACATTCCAGTGGATCCTCAATCCCAGATGTTAA
- the LOC110613853 gene encoding zinc finger protein ZAT11 produces MKREREEAGGTELALDMANCLMLLSKVGQTEAPTGRLFACKTCNRKFTSFQALGGHRASHKKPKLIGDDLLTSSPPKPKTHECSICGLEFPVGQALGGHMRRHRGGIGKNMDDARPLFPVPVMKKSTSKRVLCLDLNLTPVENDLTLQLGKIVQTSVFNCYI; encoded by the coding sequence atgaagagagagagagaagaagctGGAGGAACTGAGTTAGCCCTGGACATGGCTAATTGCTTGATGCTGCTTTCTAAAGTTGGCCAAACTGAAGCACCCACTGGTCGTTTATTTGCATGCAAGACATGTAACAGGAAATTCACGTCGTTTCAAGCATTGGGTGGCCACCGAGCGAGTCACAAGAAGCCGAAACTCATAGGAGATGATTTGCTAACCAGTTCGCCTCCGAAGCCCAAAACCCATGAGTGCTCCATTTGTGGCCTTGAGTTTCCCGTCGGACAAGCTCTTGGAGGTCACATGAGGAGGCACAGAGGAGGAATTGGTAAAAATATGGATGATGCTCGACCTCTGTTTCCGGTGCCGGTTATGAAGAAATCAACGAGTAAAAGAGTTTTGTGCTTGGATTTGAACTTGACGCCGGTGGAGAATGACTTGACGTTGCAGCTGGGGAAGATTGTGCAGACTTCTGTTTTCAAttgttatatttaa
- the LOC110613407 gene encoding uncharacterized protein LOC110613407 isoform X3: protein MNKGFWMAKGADGDPSFDNPSRIEPKRSHQWFVDAAEPELFPNKKQALQTPNSTSSSQVSCTNISSWDNPSGFQSVQNQFIHRFFGPETARSVNFSERTICPAMDDSNASVSLSMSHTFEDPEACLSYNGFRKVKVNQVKDIDNSVHDPKGHSFINESSIDISEGHTFNRENESSFISMGQAYDKEDGNVTLMAHSYNRDAHIVSTCAAYMKGDDNSNPISDTYSKEDANMISFGGFHDARDIIPVGRPISSYDQSYNQPSVQTPEAVREKELDTSNANAAASNTRVAKSKPESVSKNKQEVKTARKEAPNSFPSNVRSLISTGMLDGVPVKYVSLAREELRGIIKGSGYLCSCQSCNYSKKVLNAYEFERHAGCKTKHPNNHIYFENGKTIYQIVQELRSTPESMLFDVIQTVFGAPINQKSFRIWKESFQAATRELQRIYGKEELNL, encoded by the exons ATG AATAAGGGTTTTTGGATGGCAAAGGGTGCAGATGGAGATCCATCATTTGATAATCCTTCAAGAATTGAACCAAAACGATCTCATCAGTGGTTTGTAGATGCAGCTGAACCCGAGTTGTTCCCAAACAAGAAGCAAGCACTGCAAACACCAAACAGCACATCAAGTTCACAAGTTTCCTGCACAAATATTTCTTCTTGGGACAACCCCTCTGGTTTTCAGTCGGTTCAAAACCAATTTATTCACCGTTTCTTTGGACCTGAAACTGCAAGATCTGTCAATTTTTCTGAAAGAACCATATGTCCTGCAATGGATGACTCAAATGCTTCTGTTAGTCTGTCTATGTCTCACACTTTTGAAGATCCTGAAGCCTGTCTTAGTTACAATGGTTTTAGGAAAGTTAAAGTCAATCAAGTCAAGGACATTGACAACAGTGTGCATGATCCCAAGGGACACAGTTTTATCAATGAGAGTAGCATTGATATCTCTGAAGGTCATACCTTTAATAGGGAAAATGAAAGTAGTTTTATATCAATGGGGCAGGCCTATGATAAGGAGGATGGCAATGTTACATTAATGGCTCACAGCTACAATAGAGATGCCCATATTGTATCAACATGTGCTGCGTATATGAAAGGAGATGACAATTCCAATCCAATAAGTGACACCTACAGTAAAGAAGATGCCAATATGATTTCTTTTGGGGGATTTCATGATGCACGTGATATTATACCTGTTGGCAGGCCCATCAGCAGTTATGATCAGTCATACAATCAACCCTCAGTGCAAACACCAGAAGCAGTTCGTGAAAAGGAGTTGGATACATCAAATGCCAATGCAGCTGCAAGTAACACCCGAGTAGCTAAGTCAAAACCTGAATCTGTTTCCAAGAACAAACAAGAGGTCAAAACTGCTCGAAAAGAAGCTCCAAACAGCTTTCCTTCAAATGTAAGAAGTTTGATTTCAACTGGTATGCTGGATGGGGTCCCTGTAAAGTATGTTTCTTTAGCGAGGGAG GAGCTTCGGGGCATTATAAAAGGTTCTGGCTATCTCTGTAGTTGTCAATCATGCAATTACTCCAAG AAGGTGCTCAATGCATATGAGTTTGAACGCCATGCTGGTTGCAAGACAAAACATCCAAACAATCATATATATTTTGAGAATGGAAAGACTATTTATCAGATTGTACAAGAGTTAAGGAGCACTCCTGAAAGCATGTTATTCGATGTAATTCAAACTGTTTTTGGAGCACCTATCAATCAGAAATCCTTCCGCATATGGAAAG AATCATTTCAAGCTGCAACTCGTGAGCTTCAGCGTATCTATGGGAAGGAGGAATTGAATTTGTGA
- the LOC110613407 gene encoding uncharacterized protein LOC110613407 isoform X1 produces MSFQNKGFWMAKGADGDPSFDNPSRIEPKRSHQWFVDAAEPELFPNKKQALQTPNSTSSSQVSCTNISSWDNPSGFQSVQNQFIHRFFGPETARSVNFSERTICPAMDDSNASVSLSMSHTFEDPEACLSYNGFRKVKVNQVKDIDNSVHDPKGHSFINESSIDISEGHTFNRENESSFISMGQAYDKEDGNVTLMAHSYNRDAHIVSTCAAYMKGDDNSNPISDTYSKEDANMISFGGFHDARDIIPVGRPISSYDQSYNQPSVQTPEAVREKELDTSNANAAASNTRVAKSKPESVSKNKQEVKTARKEAPNSFPSNVRSLISTGMLDGVPVKYVSLAREELRGIIKGSGYLCSCQSCNYSKKVLNAYEFERHAGCKTKHPNNHIYFENGKTIYQIVQELRSTPESMLFDVIQTVFGAPINQKSFRIWKESFQAATRELQRIYGKEELNL; encoded by the exons ATG TCTTTTCAGAATAAGGGTTTTTGGATGGCAAAGGGTGCAGATGGAGATCCATCATTTGATAATCCTTCAAGAATTGAACCAAAACGATCTCATCAGTGGTTTGTAGATGCAGCTGAACCCGAGTTGTTCCCAAACAAGAAGCAAGCACTGCAAACACCAAACAGCACATCAAGTTCACAAGTTTCCTGCACAAATATTTCTTCTTGGGACAACCCCTCTGGTTTTCAGTCGGTTCAAAACCAATTTATTCACCGTTTCTTTGGACCTGAAACTGCAAGATCTGTCAATTTTTCTGAAAGAACCATATGTCCTGCAATGGATGACTCAAATGCTTCTGTTAGTCTGTCTATGTCTCACACTTTTGAAGATCCTGAAGCCTGTCTTAGTTACAATGGTTTTAGGAAAGTTAAAGTCAATCAAGTCAAGGACATTGACAACAGTGTGCATGATCCCAAGGGACACAGTTTTATCAATGAGAGTAGCATTGATATCTCTGAAGGTCATACCTTTAATAGGGAAAATGAAAGTAGTTTTATATCAATGGGGCAGGCCTATGATAAGGAGGATGGCAATGTTACATTAATGGCTCACAGCTACAATAGAGATGCCCATATTGTATCAACATGTGCTGCGTATATGAAAGGAGATGACAATTCCAATCCAATAAGTGACACCTACAGTAAAGAAGATGCCAATATGATTTCTTTTGGGGGATTTCATGATGCACGTGATATTATACCTGTTGGCAGGCCCATCAGCAGTTATGATCAGTCATACAATCAACCCTCAGTGCAAACACCAGAAGCAGTTCGTGAAAAGGAGTTGGATACATCAAATGCCAATGCAGCTGCAAGTAACACCCGAGTAGCTAAGTCAAAACCTGAATCTGTTTCCAAGAACAAACAAGAGGTCAAAACTGCTCGAAAAGAAGCTCCAAACAGCTTTCCTTCAAATGTAAGAAGTTTGATTTCAACTGGTATGCTGGATGGGGTCCCTGTAAAGTATGTTTCTTTAGCGAGGGAG GAGCTTCGGGGCATTATAAAAGGTTCTGGCTATCTCTGTAGTTGTCAATCATGCAATTACTCCAAG AAGGTGCTCAATGCATATGAGTTTGAACGCCATGCTGGTTGCAAGACAAAACATCCAAACAATCATATATATTTTGAGAATGGAAAGACTATTTATCAGATTGTACAAGAGTTAAGGAGCACTCCTGAAAGCATGTTATTCGATGTAATTCAAACTGTTTTTGGAGCACCTATCAATCAGAAATCCTTCCGCATATGGAAAG AATCATTTCAAGCTGCAACTCGTGAGCTTCAGCGTATCTATGGGAAGGAGGAATTGAATTTGTGA
- the LOC110613407 gene encoding uncharacterized protein LOC110613407 isoform X2 encodes MSFQNKGFWMAKGADGDPSFDNPSRIEPKRSHQWFVDAAEPELFPNKKQALQTPNSTSSSQVSCTNISSWDNPSGFQSVQNQFIHRFFGPETARSVNFSERTICPAMDDSNASVSLSMSHTFEDPEACLSYNGFRKVKVNQVKDIDNSVHDPKGHSFINESSIDISEGHTFNRENESSFISMGQAYDKEDGNVTLMAHSYNRDAHIVSTCAAYMKGDDNSNPISDTYSKEDANMISFGGFHDARDIIPVGRPISSYDQSYNQPSVQTPEAVREKELDTSNANAAASNTRVAKSKPESVSKNKQEVKTARKEAPNSFPSNVRSLISTGMLDGVPVKYVSLAREELRGIIKGSGYLCSCQSCNYSKVLNAYEFERHAGCKTKHPNNHIYFENGKTIYQIVQELRSTPESMLFDVIQTVFGAPINQKSFRIWKESFQAATRELQRIYGKEELNL; translated from the exons ATG TCTTTTCAGAATAAGGGTTTTTGGATGGCAAAGGGTGCAGATGGAGATCCATCATTTGATAATCCTTCAAGAATTGAACCAAAACGATCTCATCAGTGGTTTGTAGATGCAGCTGAACCCGAGTTGTTCCCAAACAAGAAGCAAGCACTGCAAACACCAAACAGCACATCAAGTTCACAAGTTTCCTGCACAAATATTTCTTCTTGGGACAACCCCTCTGGTTTTCAGTCGGTTCAAAACCAATTTATTCACCGTTTCTTTGGACCTGAAACTGCAAGATCTGTCAATTTTTCTGAAAGAACCATATGTCCTGCAATGGATGACTCAAATGCTTCTGTTAGTCTGTCTATGTCTCACACTTTTGAAGATCCTGAAGCCTGTCTTAGTTACAATGGTTTTAGGAAAGTTAAAGTCAATCAAGTCAAGGACATTGACAACAGTGTGCATGATCCCAAGGGACACAGTTTTATCAATGAGAGTAGCATTGATATCTCTGAAGGTCATACCTTTAATAGGGAAAATGAAAGTAGTTTTATATCAATGGGGCAGGCCTATGATAAGGAGGATGGCAATGTTACATTAATGGCTCACAGCTACAATAGAGATGCCCATATTGTATCAACATGTGCTGCGTATATGAAAGGAGATGACAATTCCAATCCAATAAGTGACACCTACAGTAAAGAAGATGCCAATATGATTTCTTTTGGGGGATTTCATGATGCACGTGATATTATACCTGTTGGCAGGCCCATCAGCAGTTATGATCAGTCATACAATCAACCCTCAGTGCAAACACCAGAAGCAGTTCGTGAAAAGGAGTTGGATACATCAAATGCCAATGCAGCTGCAAGTAACACCCGAGTAGCTAAGTCAAAACCTGAATCTGTTTCCAAGAACAAACAAGAGGTCAAAACTGCTCGAAAAGAAGCTCCAAACAGCTTTCCTTCAAATGTAAGAAGTTTGATTTCAACTGGTATGCTGGATGGGGTCCCTGTAAAGTATGTTTCTTTAGCGAGGGAG GAGCTTCGGGGCATTATAAAAGGTTCTGGCTATCTCTGTAGTTGTCAATCATGCAATTACTCCAAG GTGCTCAATGCATATGAGTTTGAACGCCATGCTGGTTGCAAGACAAAACATCCAAACAATCATATATATTTTGAGAATGGAAAGACTATTTATCAGATTGTACAAGAGTTAAGGAGCACTCCTGAAAGCATGTTATTCGATGTAATTCAAACTGTTTTTGGAGCACCTATCAATCAGAAATCCTTCCGCATATGGAAAG AATCATTTCAAGCTGCAACTCGTGAGCTTCAGCGTATCTATGGGAAGGAGGAATTGAATTTGTGA
- the LOC110613407 gene encoding uncharacterized protein LOC110613407 isoform X4, whose translation MAKGADGDPSFDNPSRIEPKRSHQWFVDAAEPELFPNKKQALQTPNSTSSSQVSCTNISSWDNPSGFQSVQNQFIHRFFGPETARSVNFSERTICPAMDDSNASVSLSMSHTFEDPEACLSYNGFRKVKVNQVKDIDNSVHDPKGHSFINESSIDISEGHTFNRENESSFISMGQAYDKEDGNVTLMAHSYNRDAHIVSTCAAYMKGDDNSNPISDTYSKEDANMISFGGFHDARDIIPVGRPISSYDQSYNQPSVQTPEAVREKELDTSNANAAASNTRVAKSKPESVSKNKQEVKTARKEAPNSFPSNVRSLISTGMLDGVPVKYVSLAREELRGIIKGSGYLCSCQSCNYSKKVLNAYEFERHAGCKTKHPNNHIYFENGKTIYQIVQELRSTPESMLFDVIQTVFGAPINQKSFRIWKESFQAATRELQRIYGKEELNL comes from the exons ATGGCAAAGGGTGCAGATGGAGATCCATCATTTGATAATCCTTCAAGAATTGAACCAAAACGATCTCATCAGTGGTTTGTAGATGCAGCTGAACCCGAGTTGTTCCCAAACAAGAAGCAAGCACTGCAAACACCAAACAGCACATCAAGTTCACAAGTTTCCTGCACAAATATTTCTTCTTGGGACAACCCCTCTGGTTTTCAGTCGGTTCAAAACCAATTTATTCACCGTTTCTTTGGACCTGAAACTGCAAGATCTGTCAATTTTTCTGAAAGAACCATATGTCCTGCAATGGATGACTCAAATGCTTCTGTTAGTCTGTCTATGTCTCACACTTTTGAAGATCCTGAAGCCTGTCTTAGTTACAATGGTTTTAGGAAAGTTAAAGTCAATCAAGTCAAGGACATTGACAACAGTGTGCATGATCCCAAGGGACACAGTTTTATCAATGAGAGTAGCATTGATATCTCTGAAGGTCATACCTTTAATAGGGAAAATGAAAGTAGTTTTATATCAATGGGGCAGGCCTATGATAAGGAGGATGGCAATGTTACATTAATGGCTCACAGCTACAATAGAGATGCCCATATTGTATCAACATGTGCTGCGTATATGAAAGGAGATGACAATTCCAATCCAATAAGTGACACCTACAGTAAAGAAGATGCCAATATGATTTCTTTTGGGGGATTTCATGATGCACGTGATATTATACCTGTTGGCAGGCCCATCAGCAGTTATGATCAGTCATACAATCAACCCTCAGTGCAAACACCAGAAGCAGTTCGTGAAAAGGAGTTGGATACATCAAATGCCAATGCAGCTGCAAGTAACACCCGAGTAGCTAAGTCAAAACCTGAATCTGTTTCCAAGAACAAACAAGAGGTCAAAACTGCTCGAAAAGAAGCTCCAAACAGCTTTCCTTCAAATGTAAGAAGTTTGATTTCAACTGGTATGCTGGATGGGGTCCCTGTAAAGTATGTTTCTTTAGCGAGGGAG GAGCTTCGGGGCATTATAAAAGGTTCTGGCTATCTCTGTAGTTGTCAATCATGCAATTACTCCAAG AAGGTGCTCAATGCATATGAGTTTGAACGCCATGCTGGTTGCAAGACAAAACATCCAAACAATCATATATATTTTGAGAATGGAAAGACTATTTATCAGATTGTACAAGAGTTAAGGAGCACTCCTGAAAGCATGTTATTCGATGTAATTCAAACTGTTTTTGGAGCACCTATCAATCAGAAATCCTTCCGCATATGGAAAG AATCATTTCAAGCTGCAACTCGTGAGCTTCAGCGTATCTATGGGAAGGAGGAATTGAATTTGTGA